The genomic stretch CAAACCATCAATCAAGGTAACTCTTTATAGAGGATGGGACGCAGACCACCAATTAAGGTAATCTTTACCACTACCTTCTAACGACCGCATATATTGCTACCAAGAAGAAATCGTGACGCAAATTAAGTCGATAGCGAGAAAAAATCAGGAAGCAAAACCCTTTTGTCTTAACGCATCGTATATCTCTCCCGAGCAAGCAAAAATCAGGACAATATCTCTCCCGAGCAAAATATTAGGGTCCAATCCCTCATCTCCTTAGTCTCTCCATTGTATGGGGAGTTTCACAACGGGGTGCGGCGCCGGCGCCAGCGACAAGCTTACGGTCGGGAGCATGCTGAGGCAGCGCTCTACTCATAGCGCAGAGATAACACTTGCCGTTTGCATCGAGTAGGTACCGCCGTACCGGCTGCTATAGCCGTCATGGAGCGGTGGAGATGGGCGAGACGCTTGCCGTTTGCATCGAGGAGGTAGCGGCGGCTCTACTCATCATGACGCTGTGTGGAGACGAGCGAGACGATTGTCGTTTGCATCGAGGAGGCCGCGGCCCCTCTACTCGTCATGGCGCGGTGGAGATGGCGAGACGCTGGCTGTTTTCTGCCTGCGTCGACTACCTCACGTGCATGCTATGCGCCGGCCAAACCTTCGATAGCAAGTCTATCCGCGGCCGCTCACGTGTTGTCGACCAGaagaggcggcagaggaggagggagatcgtgCTCAAGGCATGCTGCCTCCTCGTTACGCATGCATCAACTGCATGGGATGAGAAATGTTGCATGCTCCATACGAGCTCTGGGCTAAAAAAAAGCGATTTGTTTGCTAGCCTGAATTCGTCGACTAGGCATTCAAATACCATTTCTTTGGTTGCCTACAAATCTAAACAGATACAACTTACAAATATTTGGTAGCCATGTattttttaaagttgaacagtgagtTTTTGGTAGCCATGTATTAGTGTGCTTAGTATTGTCATGTATCTGCTAATCTTCTAATAACACGTACTTTAGCGTCTAAGAAAGAGCAAAATCAACCCAAATCCTCATTCCATCCACAGTCGGGCACGGACAAGGCCGGACGGCACGCCCAGCAAGAGCGcgggccggaggtggagcgggtAGCTTCTTCTTGGGTGGCGGATTAACTTCCCCCAGCTTCACCTCAAACACCTTCTCTGCCCCGTGCTGCCCCGAGACGCGGATGTCCATGCTGCTCGGCTCGCCGTCCGCCGTGGCCTGTGCCGCGGACTCGCCCATGCTGCGGGAGCTCTCAGACTCAAGCACCATGACGATCGGGCTGCATGTCGGCGAGAGCTTGCCGAGGGCAAGGAGGCTCCTGCGGCAGAGCGGGAAGGTGGAGTGGGAGAGCAGCCACGTGACGATGCACTCGAGGAGGAACACGTGGCTGCACTTGGGCTGCAGCCATAGCTGGTCGTCGGCCTGCGAGCCCGAGCGCGGCCGGGCGCACAGCGGCCAGCGCGGGACGGGCGCGTGGCAGCCGGGCGAGGCGCGGGTGTGGGCCGGCGCGGGGGCCATGGCGGAGCTCCTCTGTGGCCGAGACCATGTCCATGGCGGAGCTGGCCCTCGTCGTGGCCGTGACAGAGCTCCTTCTTGACGTGGCAGAGCTCGTGGCCGTCGCGAAGTTCGTGGCCGGTGCTGAGGATATCTTTCCGTAGAGACATGGAGTGGAGTAGGAAATAAGATTAAAGAGGCTCGTGAGAACATTGTGGACCAAAGTTTACATCAGTGGAGCCAAAAAGAAGCACGATAAGAACGTTCTCCGCAACGTGTCGTAGCACTACTTTATTATCCGGTTCGTGTAAGAACGTGGAGAACTTTCTTTCCAACCCATGCAAAGAAAAAAATCCACAGGCTACCAAACAGGTCCTATGTTTCTTGCTTCCCTTAACCCCCGCCCGTCTACTACCATGAGACATAATGGATAATGGCGGCGGCTCAGCCGTAGTGTGGAATGACATGCACACTTCCGACGAGATGCATTGAGCAAGTCTTGCACGTGATCTGCTCCAGgttttgttgacgtcagaaacccaccggcgggcagtgactggtcaacaccgtagagccgggaacaactagggctgcggctggccccagtccctcagagcgacggcccgcaaagcctcctggtcgcgcgccgatgcaaattgcagggcgtgccacctgacctatacctggtcgggaaggtgtggatggtgcctcgcttagtttcctgcggggcacacacgtacacgttaaatacgagcctcgatcggctctcaggttgtcctgtgaatcggctcatggagccgatccacccatgattcgtccaaggtggccgaatatatggtggtcctgcttgatcaagataaagcgtatgagatccacgacgatctggggttttcaccgcataatcggatcatcctactcacgattgggcctcgcgctcacgcacggtgatcgtaagccagccctagacaaggcctaaaaaccaacactaggttgatcctcggaacgtcctgtctaggggcagcaaattacaccctgcatgccgctggatcctccaaccctttgtaaggcctaactattgcagatattaaactaatccttgatgaatcaaggagcgatcgtaacggatcagatctgctgaacgatgatcaagcggggtgccgtccctgcacccatgatgaggtacaaggacggctagatgcgcaagggttgcactacgaaagcatatgatactaagaacaatgctaaccctaacacatctatgataactacgttgctcgccatcaaaaaggcttcggacacgagcaacgcttgaacaactaggcaggctcgtgctgcctagatcgcgagatgcgatctaggcagcatggtgcttaccgaaggaaccctcgagacgaaggagttggcgatgcgccgagattggtttgtgttgaacgttggttgttgtttattccataaaccctagatacatatttatagtccaggggactttctaatgtgggcgtgcaccaaaccgtgcacgagataaaatctaacttttacataacctactatagagatacacgggctaactagcccaagctTGACTAACAAGGCCGATTTACATATCTCTTccatatgtatatcttcaagtccatcttgatcgcggcccacctccgacctggtcaaattctggtgataacacatgcccccctggttttggtaatgataattgcaaaaccatatgcATCCcttgaagggtcatgtcgtggaagAGCCATTGCAGTCTTCTCCATGATAACGCCTTACCTCCTCGTCTCCTCTGCATGACCTGGTGATTTCGGCATTACGTCCTCGGGAATTGCTTAGGTTTTAAACCACGTATTCTCCCTTTATTTAGCCACTCCCTGTAACTTCACCGTCGGTACACTGAAGAAAACCCTCTTCCATCACCATGAcctcctcttcgtcttcttcctcatcaggtctttccacccaatcctccacctcccgcgagccgacgcctgaATGGGGTCcacaggaggcccatgcggccgacATCCGCCacgccatagccgacggggacgagtcgaccCACGACTCCTTCATTTGGTCTGAAGACGACCAGTCCTTAacggacggggaaagcgaccttcgCTTTCTTGCTGTCGGGCAGTCGGAGGAGGAAAGCGATgacgacggcttctcctgggacggctactcCTCCATTgaagaggtgaaggaagaggaggaggacaccacctcctccgacgaaccgccggccaagcgtctcTGCCCCTGGGCGGGCAACATCTGCGACTTTGACAGCGATTACGGCGACGCtagcgaagaagatgaggacgatGAAGGTCCCGCCGGTGTTTTCTCCAGCAGCGAGgatgagccggccgggagcagcgctgaTGATGGCGAGGATGAGGACAGCAGCGGCCCTTAGATAGGATAGAGCTAGGAACAGTAGATGGGACACATCCCTCCTAGcaactccttttgagagcaatcggctctttatgtaagaaatctctgcttatcaatgaagaaattccctttAACttaattttgccgatttcttttatacCGAGTCCGCCGATTGTCAATCAGGtagatgcttaatgagccgatggcaaagcaTCAGCTTTCAAATGGATTGCAAAACAGATCGATCTGATTGCCTTCTCAGATGTCGACTTGCAGTCCATGGAATTCAGACCCAAACCTCCAATCGAACAGGTCCGGCGCGCAGCTTTGAGATCCTAAAGCCTTTAGACTTTTAACATCAACCGAATATGATGTTCGCCCTGACAACAAAACTCCTGGGTTAATGCTCCCAGGAAAGCCTGACGACCTTGACGTCGAAGCTGACACCTCTGCTCAATAAGTGTTTGCTCACAGCTTTTCCAGCGACGTCGCACTCTTGTGCCGGAACGAACTGGCCTAAGGTCTAACCACTGATGACGGCCCCCTCCTTCAAACTCCTCCCGTCAAACCCTGGTGGTTTTACTCTGCAAGAACTCTCTCGTTCAGCATGGTTATGATGCAGAGACAGCCGATTTCAACACCATTGGctcgttgccccccgagcctcaatcaaggcgagagtGAAGTTGCACCAGCTGCATTGGGCCACTATCAGCCCCTCTACTGTAGTGCGGCATTAGCCGATTCTGACCGAATCGGTTGTCAACGGCAGAGAACTTCCCAGGTGAGCTGCCCTCCCAAGTCTCTTTGAACCGATGAGGCAGCCCATGATGTTCCTGACGTTTAGCCAGGGTTGTGATCCTCAAACCTGTCGGCAAACCTCAACCCCTTAAATGAGAAAGAAGGGCCGTCTTGGACGCCCAAACTGATGCTTCTGTCGATGTCGCTGAGCTTGAAGTCTTGCCGAATGAATTGGAAATCGTTGAAGAGAGGACCCGAGTCGCCAGGCAATCTCCATGAAGGGCCTGCTCTGGTTAGGCTTCCGCTtaaatcccttgagtcgatggccgtgcatcggctttgaatccttaagtcgatgactacgcatcggctgtgctcaaaaatttctgtattttcgattttttattagccgatcgattcgtgaatcggcttcccctgggtacaTCCGTCGTGGCTTTGTCCCTTTTTCgtgtatatgccccccgagccgaatccttcaagtgattgaagatatcggcttttcagccaattcaagcttTTCTCACCACTCACCATGCGAAGTAGCACGTCAGTAAACAAGGGTGGTGCGAGTAATTttagccgatcgctggaatcgtctTCCCTTGTAGTCGTCGATCCGACTATTTACAGAATGTTGAGGTTTCGAAAATCTATGGCAACGCGCCACCGGCCATCCTTTTTTTCCACAGGTATTACATTGGAAATCCTTTCAGcgaacctgcatggcctgatgaacccagcgTCCAACCACTTcgtgatctccttcttgacttcctcaatctcttctagttcgtcagccgatgtaaacctataccccagctttccatcgccttctaggtcaatgctgaacacaggtaaAGCGCATGTTGAGGATAACATTGTCCAATCGCTGGAGTTGGCGTCCTTTTTCATCGTTTGGGGCCGATCGTGTGGATCGGCCACCACTTCACCTTTTCCGCGGGAGCGACCGCCCTCGGGCTTATCCTCACAATGGCGATCTGCGAGCCCTGCCCTATTGATATCAGACGAGCCACCTGGCTCGCGTCTTATGCAGTGGCTGGGATCGACCATGTTGACCTCtggaaacggctgcgtgtcaactttcatggcaaactgatcgAAGAGTAACcggccttgctctatcgccatctgaatatgTCCGCGCAaggctttgcagtcgttggtggcatgggtgaatgcgtcatgccatttgcagtatggtctgccgttcatctcttgtaccgtggggattttgtggccgtcgggtaacttcagctgtttttccttcaggagccaatcaaaaatttgctccgttttgctcagatcgaagtcgaacccttttgcagGCTCGGGTTGCTttgcccacttgcaggacacgggttttgTCCCCGGATCCGCTCAGCACTAGTGAACTCCTGATCTCTTGCAGAACCTTCATCTTTGCTCTTCTTGATCAGGGCGGCATGCTTGTACTTGTCCAATCCTGTACGGCGCTGTTCATACGTCGTCCACTGCTGGACCATGTCTGTGTCTGCCGACGCgtatgcatcggcatcagccgatgcttgtgcaccggctttcgcctgtttggggcgccatactttctttggcgggcgcgcctttgtctccactatttgctggatctccgcggccagatcgggccgcgccctTCTCAaaatgtacaggtactgtgcctcggcttcttccaagcttcgcagccgctgcacccggCGCTCCTGAgactggctgagtccaccagggcaccaccttggttggTGGTACCTACCTTCTTCtccttctgactcctcgaagtcttctcccTGAGATGACTCAGTCCATttgctctgaggtgggagaggtcctagacgcttgaacactgaaacttcgttcgtccttctcctttgctgcgtgcattctgggcagttctcgattgttggcaatcggctcattcctgagtcccagcaatgtttgaagaagggacagttccagtgctcggtcatgttgtcttgctcctttgacctccctctggcgcgacgttcgtacccgtcgtcgtttctgtcatgctgacgatacctcctgtttgcATCAGACCGAAGATATCCTTCATCGTCGTTATCGTAGTGGCGACGTCGGTCGTGTGGCTGTTCATATTTGCTGAGGAGATGTTCGGATAATAGGCGTGGATGCCGTAtgtttctcacctcctcctcggccaggtatcgtttatcgtcgtcttggggccggtcacgtggaacggcctcctctttctctttgtcacgagagtggctgctctctgctttgtccgcgtcatggcgaatcacgaaccctcgccatattggcatcgaaagagaaccccggttctcttatggagtggctgagatcgaccgtgttgacatcaggcaacggacgtgtgtctccgtcgagcttgatgccgtgcgaacgggtcttcccacaggagccgacgagttcggttccgaggaccgccttgaccttATTACGCTTCTTCTGGAGCTTGTCagccaggtcctcgtacttgaccggagtgctttccgccatctcagatgtagatggcgatgtggtggatgtgggggatgttgaagattgtcccaccgggcgtgccagaatgtgttgacgtcagaaacccaccggcgggcagtgactggtcaacaccgtagagccgggaacaactagggctgcggctggccccagtccctcagagcgacggcccgcaaagcctcctcggtcgcgcgccgatgcaaattgcaagggcgtgccacctgacctatacctggtcaggaaggtgtggatggtgcctcgcttagtttcctgcagggcacacacgtacacgttaaatacgagcctcgatcggctctcaggttgtcctgtgaatcggctcatggagccgatccacccatgattcgtccaaggtggccgaatatatggtggtcctgcttgatcaagataaagcgtatgagatccacgacgatccggggttttcaccgcataatcggatcatcctactcacgattgggcctcgcgctcacgcacggtgatcgtaagccagccctagacaaggcctaaaaaccaacactaggttgatcctcggaacgtcccgtctaggggcagcaaattacaccccgcatgccgctggatcctccaaccctttgtaaggcctaactattgcagatattaaactaatccttgatgaatcaaggagcgatcgtaacggatcggatccgccgaacgatgatcaagcggggtgccgtccccgcacccatgatgaggtacaaggacggctagatgcgcaagggttgcactacgaaagcatatgatactaagaacaatgctaaccctaacacatctatgataactacgttgctcgccatcaaaaaggcttcagcacgagcaacgcttgaacaactaggcaggctcgtgctgcctagatcgcgagatgcgatctaggcagcatggtgcttaccgaaggaaccctcgagacgaaggagttggcgatgcgccgagattggtttgtgttgaacgttggttgttgtttattccataaaccctagatacatatttatagtccaggggactttctaatgtgggcgtgcaccaaaccgtgcacgagataaaatctaacttttacataacctactatagagatacacgggctaactagcccaagctTGACTAACAAGGCCGATTTACATATCTCTTccatatgtatatcttcaagtccatcttgatcgcggcccacctccgacctggtcaaattctggtgataacaggtttaCATGCTCCGGCCCGACATCCTTCTCAAACGAACTTTCTCTAGCACATGATCAACACATCTGTGCAGCAACATAATTTACTTTAACCCTATGAAGTAACTCACAAATACCTGAATCTAGCAtgcaggccatggaaaccatgagttTTAGTAATGGTTGTTTCTTTGCTGAAAATTGTGGTGTAGTTCACCGGTGGGTTTTGGTCTAGGAGCATCCAAGCTTAGTGTGACATCACATGCAAAACATGATTGAGCACTTCATCAGTTCATCTCTCCAAATGGTTATATCAGGTCAAGGATTTTCATTTTTCAATGACAGAGTGCACAAAAAAACTAGATAGGAAAGAGTAGAGCTGCATAATCAACCAAATTAAGTGTCTTCATGATGAAGAGGTTGAATTTGCAAGACCAACATTGAAGGAATTTGAGATATTCTTTTTTTGTCGTACTAGataatttcttttttctgttaGCTTTCATTATGGATAAAATTGAGTACAATGAGAAATCTTTCTCCTATGAAGAGGTTGTATTTGGTTGTTAGGGAGTAGTCCAGAACAATGCAACAAGGGACGCCCGAAACTGACATGAGTTGATGAAATaaaatgcatcactattttgataTTTTTGTCCGATAGAGACGAATGATAATatgtgcaattgtgcaattactaTTTGCAGACTTGCTCTGTATGGTACACTGCAGATAGTTGAAAATAAATAAGTTTAAATTTATTACACGCACAATGTAAAAAAATATAACTCTCTTAAAACTCTATTCAAGCGGGGTTGAATACTTTATATTCTGAAACATATCTTTCATATACACACGTGAATTATACTTTTatgtgcagcgatcaaaataaacCTTACCGTGTGATGTTCGTTGTAGGGAATCAAGCATAAGTATTTATCACTAACACAATGATAAGACCAATAGAACGCAAATATtcaaaaatattattttaaataattaattATAATGTTTCGTggcaacgcacgagcattcaaGTAGTTAGTTATATTATacacgttttttttttcttttttcagaatATTTTGACATTTTTTGGCACATATATGCACTAAAATCAAAGAATTTCAGGGATTTTAACAGCAACAACGAACCACGGAACCCGAGCTCCCGACCCGATTCCTCCGTCCTGTCTGCCCCGTTCCCGTCCCTTCTCCCTCCCAAGAAAAGGAAGTCCCACCCGGAtctcgcgcgcgcgcggcgggagACCCATCCCCTCAGAAGCTTCTAGAAGCCGCCGCCCATTCCACCCCCTCATCCGCGCGGATGAGCGGCGCCTCGGCCCCCCTCCCCTACTCGATGCGAGATGTGGATGGCGGCGCCTACAACAACGCCAAGTTCCGCCAGCGATCTCGCCTCAAGGTGCCCACGCGATCCACTCGCCCATTTCCTCTTGAAACATCATACGGCGATCCGTAGATTGACTTGCCACGGAACCTAGTCTCCCTTGCGTTTGCTGTGCGCTGCGGCGGCTGGATTCGCTAACACAATTCGACCGGTCTATTTCCGTTCAATTACTTGGGCAGCCGAGCGTGCAACGGTTTTGAGGGGTTCGTGTCCTTGGATCTGCGGATTTACCTGCCGCCGAGTTCGTTTTGGTTAGCAGCTTAGCATGGTCGTCTGCCCTTGGCTTAGAGTCGTGGGAACAGATTTGGCGTGTTGATTTGGTTGTTTGGATCGCTGTAGCGTCTGGCCTTGAGCTGCTACCTTTTGTTTCTAGATCTATTTGAGTCTGCTAAGTTAAATGAATCAGGTGCTAATCGTGTTGCATCAACAGTTGTGTGGTGAAGAATTCAAATTGTTTCGATTTTGTCACATTAAACGAAACGGCTTCCACAGGCATCAAAATAGTTGTGACTTAGCATTACTAGGGGAGGTAATGCTAGTTAATTGAGTGCTACAACCATGTCAGATCATTGCTGGAAGTGTTTATAAATCATGCCAGCCACTGAACTAACAGGGGACATAGCTAGGCAAATAATCCTATGAGGTCAGCTCTATAGCAATGGGGTCatattaacaactgaagaattagtactccctccgattcatattacttgatgctaacatAGAGCAACTCGGACAAGTACTTGTCAGGGCCTTAGGGGAATATCAAACTATGTCTATTTTTCTGAAACTCCATCAAATTCAGTTGAAGTCTGTAAAATTCGTCCTTTTTCCTGATCAGATGCGGCTAAGCTGCAAGAAGCTGCTCCTGCGCCATATCGGGTACACCCCTAGCAATAAGGGTCTCAGTTGTGCGCCTAGTTAGCTGCCGCGTCATTTTTACACTTGGTTCCGCCTTGTTAGTCTGGGCAGAATAATAAAATGGGTTAAAGCCGTCACAAGGTAATAAATGATGTGTCCAATGTGGCAAGATACTTTAAACGGGGTATACATTGTCACAAGGCCGCAAGAGGGGGTGCAAATTGGAATTTACCCTATGACTAAGTTTGTAATGAATAGTGTTGGATGTGCTAGTTAAAGTTTGTTTGATTCAGTAGACTGAAGTCTACACATTGTAGTTTTGGTTGTCTTAAATATTGAATTTTGTACAGTGCGTTGGTAAACCTGGTTTTATACTCTTTGCACCTTCTAGATGAAGTGTTGTAATTTAATTCATTGTGTTTATGTGTCTTTCGTTTCTGATGATGGAGCATATTGGTAGCTACTACATGCTAATTCACATCAGTTTTCTGTCCTTGCTGTAGAAATGTTTATGTATTGTTATGTGCGTATTAGTTCTTTTATCTGAGAATTCTTATTTTTCCTGTGTAGATGGCTACTCAGGCCCTTATTTCTAAGAGCAGCCATTACCAATGTGGAAAATTTACCCTTGGGAAATTCTTGAGTCTTTTAATGGTTTCTGGCTTAGTATATTTGCTTGTGCACAAAAGTTCAGAGGGTTTTGTATCTGGTGAGCTCCATGACAAAGTACAGAGTAGACATGCCAGTAAAGATTCTCCCAATATTCGTACGTTTTGGAGAAAGCCGCCAAGGCTacctcctcgtcttcctccaaATGAAATGTATAAAAATAGTTCAACACTTCACCAGTCCCCTCCATCTGAATGGACATCAAGACAGAAGAAAGTTAAAGAAGCATTTGAGCATGCATGGTCTGGCTACCGAAATCATGCAATGGGTTATGACGAGCTTATGCCTTTGAGTCACAGAGGTGTAGATGGATTAGGAGGTTTAGGTGCCACTGTCGTGGATTCTTTAGACACTGCGATAATAATGGGTGCTGATGATGTTGTGTCTGAAGCATCAAAATGGATTGAAGACAACCTAATGAAAAAGATCAATGAGAAAGGACaggtcaacttatttgaaactacTATACGTGTCTTGGGAGGGCTCCTTAGTGCATATCATTTGAGTGGCGGAGACCAAGCTGGTGGAGGTGATTCTGGGATACCAGTAACACCTAAGAAAACTAATCCAGATCGTCTTCTGGAAGTCTCAAAGGATTTAGCAGACAGGTTATTATTAGCTTTTACTTCAAGCCCAACAGCCATACCTTATAGTGATGTTGTTCTTCGTGATCGCTCTGCACATGCATCCCCTGATGGCTTAAGCAGTACCTCCGAGGCTACAACATTGCAACTGGAGTTCAGTTACCTTAGCAGAATATCAGGAGATCCTAAGTATGACTTAGAGGCAATGAAGGTGTTGGAGCATATGCGAACACTCCCAACAGTGGAGGGTCTGGTGCCTATTTACATTAGGTATGCATAGCTTCAACTCTGCTATCTTCTGCAACTATGTAAACTTTGCCTGCCATTATATTCTATTGCATTTTTCCTGTCATCAGAATTAAATTGTGGAAGAAATGATCATGTTCTTATTCTTGTCTTCTTGTATGCAGTCCCTACTCTGGTCAATTTAGCGGAGAAAATATTCGACTAGGATCTCGTGGTGATAGTTACTATGAGTACTTATTAAAAGTTTGGGTTCAGCAAGAAAATTATCGTAACACTAGCTTGAAGTATCTATTTGAAATGTATACGGAAGCGATGAGAGGGGTCAAACATCTTCTTGTTCGAAAAACTACTCCAAATGGATTGGTTTTTGTTGGGGAGCTTCCCAATGGACGGAATGGTGCTTTTAGCCCTAAAATGGATCACCTGGTATGCAACTCATTAAGCATCTATCACCTTTTCTCTTTATTTAGAACCACATAATCTTGTAATCTCTTATTTTTGTGAGCAACCTTTTCACCCTACTTGTGGTGCTCACTATCTAGTGTTCCTTGAGAATGAATGATGTCATGTCTTTATTCTGCAGGTTTGTTTTCTTCCTGGTACCCTTGCTCTAGGTGCAACAAAGGGTATCACCAAGAAAAAGGCTCTCGAAAGTAATCTTTTAACTAAAGAAGACATTGAAAATCTTCAGCTTGCTGAAGATCTAGCTAAAACATGTGTTGAAATGTACTTTGTGACTTCTACTGGACTTGCTCCTGAAATTGCTTATTTTCACATTGAGGTAAGCACTTCTGAGCTATGGAGTATCCGAACATACTCTTGAGCTATCCACATAACTTTATTTTATCTTATAATTTAACATCTGTTTGACTTTGGATGTTACAGGGTAATCCTGGTGGACCTGACGGCGGGAACAAAAGTTCAGAATATATTAATGACATCACAATCAAACCTCTTGATCGTCACAACCTTTTACGCCCAGAGACTGTGGAATCTCTATTTGTTTTGCACAGAATCACAGAAGATCCAAAGTAAGATTTTTGGGGTCTCATATAATATCAGGCTGCCTACTGAGTTCCATCATGCTATTAAATAGTTGCTTATTattgttttaaaaaaatctgtaTCATCTGCAGGTACAGGGAGTGGGGTTGGCAAATTtttaaggcctttgagaagtacaCAAAAGTTGATTCTGGTGGTTATACATCACTAGATGATGTCACAAGCCTACCTCCTCCTAGGAGAGACAAGATGGAAACTTTCTTCCTGGGAGAAACATTGAAGTACTTGTATTTGCTGTTTGGTGAAAGCAATATTCTTCCACTGGATAAGTATGTATTCAATACAGAGGCCCACCCGCTTCCAGTTATTCGGTCTGCGGCACAGGTCT from Lolium rigidum isolate FL_2022 chromosome 4, APGP_CSIRO_Lrig_0.1, whole genome shotgun sequence encodes the following:
- the LOC124648879 gene encoding mannosyl-oligosaccharide 1,2-alpha-mannosidase MNS3-like, giving the protein MSGASAPLPYSMRDVDGGAYNNAKFRQRSRLKMATQALISKSSHYQCGKFTLGKFLSLLMVSGLVYLLVHKSSEGFVSGELHDKVQSRHASKDSPNIRTFWRKPPRLPPRLPPNEMYKNSSTLHQSPPSEWTSRQKKVKEAFEHAWSGYRNHAMGYDELMPLSHRGVDGLGGLGATVVDSLDTAIIMGADDVVSEASKWIEDNLMKKINEKGQVNLFETTIRVLGGLLSAYHLSGGDQAGGGDSGIPVTPKKTNPDRLLEVSKDLADRLLLAFTSSPTAIPYSDVVLRDRSAHASPDGLSSTSEATTLQLEFSYLSRISGDPKYDLEAMKVLEHMRTLPTVEGLVPIYISPYSGQFSGENIRLGSRGDSYYEYLLKVWVQQENYRNTSLKYLFEMYTEAMRGVKHLLVRKTTPNGLVFVGELPNGRNGAFSPKMDHLVCFLPGTLALGATKGITKKKALESNLLTKEDIENLQLAEDLAKTCVEMYFVTSTGLAPEIAYFHIEGNPGGPDGGNKSSEYINDITIKPLDRHNLLRPETVESLFVLHRITEDPKYREWGWQIFKAFEKYTKVDSGGYTSLDDVTSLPPPRRDKMETFFLGETLKYLYLLFGESNILPLDKYVFNTEAHPLPVIRSAAQVSDTV